TAATCTTCAACAACAGGTTGCCCAGCCTTTCGTAGTCCTTACTGTCCtttctcttcaccacttcaacGATGTCCCGCATTTCTACTTCAAGTTCATCACTCCACCCATTGTTCTGTCGTTGTTTTCTTTCATGtgatttagttttcttttggaGTAATTGGTGTGAAGGCCACCAAGTAGCAGGCTCAAACTTTGAGGGGAATTTATCAAGCATTGCTCCTAGTAAGGGAAGGGGGAAAGCTCGGTCAAGGGCCAAAACCCTTTCCATCACGTCTTTCACATCTTCTTCCGTTGTTGCCCCAAGAGCGAGCATAGTTTCTATTTGGCTCCGGAGTTGCTGGAACAATCTGGTAGCATTGCGTTGTTCTTCTGCAAGTTGTGAAGGCTGAATTTTGTTCATCACAAGCAGCATCCCTGTGGCTGCAGAATACAAGAGAGTGGACGACAACTTGAGAGCCAAAAGGGGCATTCCGGCGCCACCAATCGCAGCAACACCAGCCATGGTTGCGGCAGTGAGAGTGATCATGTTGATGGAGTTCAGAAGAAGGGTATTCCAGTTGTCACGTTGCTTTCCAATGTTGGCGTGCATCTCGACTCTGTCAGCCACGGCCTCAAAGAGGGCACAGAGTTGGGTGGTGGCAAAAGCAGTTGAGTTTTGTGCTTTAATATCATCGACGAATGGTGTGGTAGTAAAATTGATGTTTTGTAGAACTGGGATCGTGTTTGTGAACCCGTCGACCCTTATATTGTTCAATTCGTCAATCAGCTTTCTGCTCGTAGGGATTTTGGGAACGGAGAAAGGGGCTTTTGGAAACTTCGGGACATGAATAGCAGCATTATTTTTCCTGGAACAACagcatgaagaagaagaagaaggtaatAGGAGAGCTGAAGCTTGTAAGAAAGCCATAATTGACAGAGGTTGTATCGCTGGGTTTGTTTATATAGTTAGCTGTGCCTTGGGGGAGTAGGAGGGAAGGTTGAGAATGCAATTATGCAGGGTAGGGAAGCGGGTTGAGTCGTATTTATAGCAAGGAAGTGGAGCTGAGAAGAAGGGGTCAGGTTATTATACGGAAATTAATATTGACTGGGTGACTGGTTGACTCGGCATATTGGCTGACCCGACCATTCCCTTCCTCATAAATTTCAAGTTCAACATTTCGTTCCTCGCGCGTGATGTTGGGTCTCTCATGCGACGTAGTAAAAACTAGTAACCAAATGCAAATAACATTTTCGTTACCACTAGCCTtggtttgtttcattcttctatTACGTTTCatgcaaattatatatatacacacatatataaatataattgtatgTTTTCTACTGTTCAGCAGGTCAATATCTTCGACTGGAATGTTTAGGCTTTTTCACATTATATTTACAAGTTGATGTAAAGAACATATAAATCTTTCTACGTGACATACATAATAGAATTTggtttaatttaaatctctctTATAAATCATCTGCTAgcttatgttatataaatatatatatatatatatatatatatatatccataaaaGAGGATGTGTCttttagattaatttataaGTAGCAAAGTTGCAAGTAAACTGTTTTCATCAATGTTCTAAAATCAATTTCTGGGGTAATTGCAGTTTAAgtattgtaataaaatatttcgatatcgATATGTTCTAGTATATCGCTTTAGGAttagctttatatatatatattaattgagaATAAAAGtagaaatatatgtatatataagtgtgtatcatatatatatatatatatatatattacatatattattgtatgtgtgtatatatatatatatatatgtctatatGGAAGGATAGAAGATTTCTAAATATACGttgaaaacatttaaaaaagttgagatATCGgtgtcaaaaaataatattaaaaaaattacaaactttagttgagatgaaagaaaaagaaataaacaaccgagaaattattaaatgtaatgagattgagagagagagagaaaataagaggatgtatttaaagttataaaaaaaattatattatataaatcccTTCTagattttaagattaaataaatGTTATCTAggtttaatatttacaaaaatatcatcggcaggaaaattaatttttattaaaatagtaaaaaaaggaATGTCGTCTAGAATTTGCCGTAACGGGCTGTAACAAgacaaaatttagaataaaaagaaataatgatatataatGTACTATGTACTCAACTGGAACGGAAAATCCCAGACGTTCTACTCTGAAAGGAATGAAATCCAAAACTATTGAGTGTTTTGTGTagagttattatattattaagttaTTTTGTAAAACATAATATCtacattatttaaatgataagattggATTTATAAGATTTAGATTGTACAATACAACACATTTTACAACACATTTCACAACACATGTTATAAAataagggtatttttgtaaagtgatgttagttttataaagtattttacaaaaacacatgtcattttaaaacattcattacaagaaaaaggaTCTAAATCGGCAATTTTAAGACTATTGTAAATAAAATCACTACAAATACTGATTATCAGTAACGATTTAATTCTCGCCGCTCTTATTTTACACTAAGTTCACGCGTGGGCCTAATTTCAACTTTTGCGCcgattattaaattaaaagcaaCGATTTACGTCActgaaattagaaaaataatgttGCGGCGGAGGTCCATACTTCGCAACAAGCTCGCGCGCGAAAATTAGCCAAGTTTTATTTTCCCCCCTCTTCTATTTTCCTCCTTCACCGTCCCGACTCTCACAACCAAGCCGATTTTCCTTCAACGCCATTTTCACCTATCTGCAAATCCATCCACCTGAAGTTGTTAAACCACTCAAAATTTGAACTTATTTGGTTTGGCCTTCTGCAGTTTGTGTGACCCATTGTTCTTGAGAGTATACGAAACTCATTTTCTCTGCCTCCATCTTAGGTTAACTTGTGATTGGACATGGGCATTCCACCATCGTCATCGGAAAACCTCTGGGTTCAAAGCTTGGGAGTCTATTTCGTGAACCACAGATATTTCATTCGAAAATATCCCCACTCGTTGCTTTCCAAAAAATGTGcatttttggcttgtagaaaaaagaaaatttcctaATTGAtatgtgtttatcatttttcatattctaaacATTATATAAATCCCTTTAGATTTTTGCGTTGTTGGGAGATGTCATTTTGTTTCGTACATGCTTTGGCACTAATACAATATTTAATGTCATGTTTGGAaagtgagatgagttgaaaatatcttattttatatcaaaatttcttatAGTTTCATCCTTAAATAtcaattaaacataaaatacttttcaattttaagttttaaattttttcatctaatcattacaacttttttaaaatgttaaacaaaatacaaaatacaatataattttttgaaattttaaaataaaaatagtattaaaaaattatatttaatcaatttttttaactttataatatttttattcaatttatattctcttatttctaaaaacctaataaaatattttaaattaaacaatttaattactattcacaaaaatcGAATCCCACCTCGTTACCCAAATATTTATTCTCACGCAACCCATCTTTTACTTTTATGCTTATGCTTCTTACATGGGCCTAGATTAACCTCTGTTTTTATTACAGGCACCATGCATAGAAAAACTTTATTGCACTTCCTTGCTATTATTTTTTCGATATTCAAATATGATACTCCATTGTTAAACTTCAGATCATACTATATATGGAAGAGAAATATACATTTAAATTAAGACccacaatatttattaaacatttagGCTTGTTAGGAAATATCTCAttctaaaattctcatatcatcttcTTCCCCAacataattatacaaaatattgaaagtaatcattacaattttatcaaacttttaaacaaaaaataaaaaaataattcaactttttcatatttctaacaaaaaaataatattataaaattatattataataatattttaactttataatattttttattcaacttttttctctcacttttcttaaaatttaaaaaatacttaactcaaactatttcactactacttacaaactatcttactattatttataaaaattttatctcatctcactctccaATAGAGCCCTTAGTGTTGTTTGAAAAATTCACTCAGACAACTATAAATATTGTGAGATTcactttatataattatttctctCACACTCTAAATCCTATAGTttgaatagaaattttctttttcttttcccaaaatcctataaaaatatttttacttaaacaattttaactcatttcacctcaacttactatccaaacgagACTTATTTTAATACACTTTGATGTTATATTGTGAAAACAATACTAAAAAGCTAGTGTGtacatatgaaattatatttttatatatattttattattttccatcGCTAGCTTTCCTAATTATTGATTCATATATATTACCCaataaatttgtgaaagattCCAATTGTTTTGGTAGTGTACTAGTGTAATCTAAAGACAATAATATTCCAACTTTAATTTGCTTGTTtcttcataaaattttaatttcttctcaTTGGTTTATCTTCCCAAGTTCACATATCTAATGAAAGAAAGAGTAAACTCATgtatatttttagttattttttaaaaaaattatatttacagttgtGAGTGTGTAAACGAAGtacaattactttaaaaaaaattaaaaaataagggacccatataaaaaaaaattaattttttaataataaactctattttattttaaaatgactgtatgatatttatacattttacgaCTGTATAACATTTACTTTATTTTCAATCCATCCTGCCAAGGCCATTACCAATCAcatgttttcaaaataaaatcaaacagtACCTAACCCAACATATCATATAACTAATCTGAGCCGTGGATCCAGTCTGGACCACATGATCTCTGGAATATTCAGTATTCAACTAATCAATATAGGGATGTTTGATCAATTGGAGTATCTCAATAGtattaattgaaataatttaagtggagatgttttattgagtaaAATAATtcgttaaatattttttttaatacatatatatatatatatatatatatatatatattttactttgaAGTTTGTTCAATTCGTCAATCAGCTTTCTGCTCGTAGGGATTTTGGGAACGGAGGAAGGGGCTTTTGGAAGCTTTGGGACATGAATAGCAGTATCAATTTTCCTGGAACAACagcatgaagaagaagaaggccgTAATAGGATAGCTGAAGCTTGTAAGCTGGAAGCCATAATTGACAGGTTGTATGGCAGGGTTTGTTAATTATGTAGCTAGCTGTGTCTTGGAGGAGCAGGAGGGAAGGTTGAGAATGCAATTATGCAGGATGGGGATGGTGGTTGAGTCTTATTTATAGCAAGGCATGCAGTAGAGCTGGGAAGAATGGGTCAGGTTATACGGAAATTAATATTGACTGACTGACCAGGGGACTGGAAATTAATATTTACGTCGCTACTAACCTTGGTCTCGTCCTTCTATTGCGTGTCACGCAACTTGAATAGTATATAAAAGGCACGCACGCacacatatatgatatattcaAGTTGCGTGCGTGCCTTTTATATTCTAACAAGTCAATATCTTCAACTCGACAGCTTATATTCCAGCTTGAATTTGTTGTTTCTTCATAAACCATTGatttattctttattattttatcttccaTAGCTCACATATATtctgaaagaaggagaagaaagagtaaaatgtaaaatttttgtgatttaatattaatcttTCAATCCGACCGAGCTATATATGAACATAGACTTGGCATGCGACTTGAGagcaatgtaaaaaaataaaaataaaaataaaacaaaataaaaaacaaagtgTGGGTTTGACTAGACACACAGGATATGCTATCGCACATACCATTCGCGAAATGTTGTCTTATTGGAGTTCGTTCAATTCAACGAATGTGGagaggtttttttttgtttttttttgtcttttcttgtTATGTTTTAATCAATTTCCtccaaaattatttttgaatgtTATTTGTTGAAATGTTATTACTCTcgtataatttttcaatatcaaTCAAATCAATTGGTCTAGTTGTCATTGAGATTGTTC
This sequence is a window from Carya illinoinensis cultivar Pawnee chromosome 9, C.illinoinensisPawnee_v1, whole genome shotgun sequence. Protein-coding genes within it:
- the LOC122277274 gene encoding probable F-box protein At4g22030, which translates into the protein MAFLQASALLLPSSSSSCCCSRKNNAAIHVPKFPKAPFSVPKIPTSRKLIDELNNIRVDGFTNTIPVLQNINFTTTPFVDDIKAQNSTAFATTQLCALFEAVADRVEMHANIGKQRDNWNTLLLNSINMITLTAATMAGVAAIGGAGMPLLALKLSSTLLYSAATGMLLVMNKIQPSQLAEEQRNATRLFQQLRSQIETMLALGATTEEDVKDVMERVLALDRAFPLPLLGAMLDKFPSKFEPATWWPSHQLLQKKTKSHERKQRQNNGWSDELEVEMRDIVEVVKRKDSKDYERLGNLLLKINKILAIFGPLLTGIAAIGSAFVGNVSWAAIVAVAAGALATSANAFQHGGQVGMVFEMYRNSGGFFRLLQETIEATLEEGDLEKRENGEMFEMKVALQLGRSLSQLRELARKSASYRLDGTAIDEFASKLF